One segment of Acropora muricata isolate sample 2 chromosome 8, ASM3666990v1, whole genome shotgun sequence DNA contains the following:
- the LOC136926929 gene encoding metabotropic glutamate receptor 3-like has translation MKLCAQSMCFHVSLLLLCSPSLRAHAEKTSRIRKGLKTQGDIIIGGLIPVHFSSNFAPHPGNSSCKGSFHLRGYKGVEAMLYAVKRINDNPYLLPGLKLGVDIKDTCGSVNYAIMESLDFNFIRNKLASLEQNECNENFRNVHAGATFASSDDGESFGNSTSRHTSNSKEPKQQNRSDCCSFTNKSAVPTAAIIGAAFSGVTMAVASLTGLFHVPVISYASTSRLLSDRSRFQYFYRTVPSDDLQAHAITDLLYELKWHFVILLASDNEYGRSGITAIKQAIYNHTAQRVCVVVEDVFSRKGTKNEMGNIFRKIKKANNARVIILYVEFPDAVFFFKEAKKEFLQDYLFVASDSWVGSSEVIEDAGDVFRSIIGFRPPVFPIPKFDLFFADRLRGSFENPWTSDFSKSSNCSGNRTQQCYNEVHHNGYVPYIIDAVFSVAHALHAMLNCNRRACTKTLGNVEQRHLSQFIQNVSFEGFSEKNFFFNEKGTTRGKYEVYIVRNGSSTYKRIGIWNGSFSLRLNLSRASKYGTSVKLPTSVCSDDCRKGEYRIPRPLFPECCWDCAKCTGKSFTNTSHMRNCNECPFGHWPNHDHSDCRLIEASHLLWNETWVILIVSLSSFGAILAALTCALFLKYRETAIVRASSEQLCHVLLLGIAMSYVTPIGFVVKPSKISCNLLPFMFGICFVTIVGTILIKTNRISRIFNEKLLRTGSVSCLGNYCQLLILGCLLVTEIVLSFGWVFGSPDGVFQEIIYSESEAWLVCNLAGNQIGFSLWLIYNAGLVIVCTYQAFLVRKVPQNYNESRLIAFNMTTLCITVLVFVPSYMGTTAWYRSIISSLMLVFLGSLTWGCIFAPKMYIILLRPHKNVPMRPSVSSLTLGVITPSLTVISNFSDQTMRNPKNSLPESQDGSVVGDLNKSRGDTVLSDSFVDSRETGVDCSATHAQETGTQTAEEIHNKNINEVNNHERAKNDSETEEPLPENINNLEDQMTQRKKSNSSNSQCGILRKTVENCNGLSVKRKKTSLVRFQDEVKNSECGGKKSIRILDFVELEESQTDLTTDSTSEDNCNGAGMNVFPCASNYENNNKVRGTVGKDRKRKLSVFSFEAF, from the exons ATGAAACTTTGCGCTCAATCTATGTGTTTCCACGTTTCACTGCTTTTGCTTTGTTCTCCGTCTCTTCGTGCCCACGCTGAAAAGACCAGTCGAATCAGGAAAGGCTTGAAAACCCAAGGTGATATCATCATAGGAGGGCTTATACCGGTTCATTTTTCATCGAATTTTGCTCCTCACCCCGGAAACTCTTCGTGCAAAGGCTCGTTTCATCTACGAGGTTACAAAGGAGTTGAGGCCATGCTCTATGCCGTGAAACGCATCAACGACAATCCATACCTCCTTCCCGGACTCAAACTCGGCGTGGACATTAAAGATACTTGCGGCAGCGTGAACTATGCTATCATGGAGAGTTTGGATTTTAACTTTATCAGGAACAAGTTGGCTTCTTTAGAGCAAAACGAATGCAACGAAAACTTCAGAAATGTTCACGCAGGGGCTACATTTGCTTCTAGTGACGATGGCGAAAGTTTTGGTAATTCGACCTCTAGGCACACTTCTAATTCAAAAGAACCGAAACAACAAAACCGGTCAG ATTGCTGCTCTTTTACAAACAAGTCAGCAGTGCCAACGGCTGCAATTATCGGGGCGGCATTCAGCGGCGTTACCATGGCAGTAGCAAGCTTGACGGGTTTGTTCCATGTTCCCGTGATTAGCTATGCATCGACCAGCCGTCTCCTTAGCGACCGGTCTCGGTTCCAGTACTTCTACCGGACAGTTCCTTCGGATGATCTCCAAGCGCACGCCATCACGGATTTGCTTTACGAATTGAAATGGCATTTCGTCATCCTTCTAGCCTCAGACAACGAATATGGACGATCGGGAATCACAGCGATAAAGCAAGCAATTTATAATCACACAGCACAGCGAGTCTGCGTCGTTGTTGAAGAcgttttttcaagaaaaggaACGAAGAACGAAATGGGAAACATTTTcaggaaaataaagaaagccAATAACGCAAGAGTCATAATTCTTTACGTAGAATTCCCCGACGctgtgttctttttcaaagaAGCTAAAAAAGAATTCTTGCAGGATTATTTGTTCGTAGCATCTGACAGCTGGGTGGGATCTTCGGAAGTCATCGAGGACGCGGGAGACGTTTTTCGTTCAATTATAGGATTTAGGCCCCCTGTCTTTCCCATACCAaagtttgatttatttttcGCAGACCGACTACGAGGCAGCTTTGAAAATCCTTGGACGTCCGATTTTAGCAAAAGCTCAAATTGTTCCGGCAACAGGACTCAGCAATGCTACAACGAAGTGCACCACAATGGTTATGTCCCGTACATTATAGACGCGGTATTTTCCGTAGCCCATGCGCTTCACGCGATGCTAAACTGCAACCGGCGAGCATGCACAAAGACACTGGGTAACGTTGAGCAACGTCATCTTTCACAGTTCATACAGAATGTGTCATTTGAAGGTTTTTCGGAGAAGAATTTTTTCTTCAACGAGAAAGGAACTACTCGGGGAAAATACGAGGTTTACATTGTGCGAAACGGCAGCTCAACTTACAAAAGAATTGGCATCTGGAATGGGTCCTTTTCTCTGAGGTTAAACTTGTCAAGGGCGTCAAAATATGGAACATCTGTTAAACTTCCAACCTCGGTTTGTAGCGACGATTGTCGAAAAG GTGAATATAGAATTCCCAGACCGCTTTTCCCAGAATGCTGCTGGGATTGCGCAAAGTGCACCGGAAAATCTTTCACAAATACGTCACACATGAGGAACTGCAACGAATGCCCTTTCGGCCACTGGCCAAACCACGATCACTCCGATTGCAGGCTCATCGAAGCAAGCCATTTACTTTGGAACGAGACTTGGGTTATATTAATTGTTTCTCTGTCCTCGTTTGGTGCCATTCTCGCTGCACTAACGTGCGCTTTATTTCTTAAGTACCGTGAAACAGCAATTGTGAGAGCTTCGAGTGAACAACTGTGTCATGTACTCCTCTTGGGAATTGCCATGTCCTACGTTACACCTATTGGCTTCGTTGTCAAGCCCAGTAAAATTTCCTGCAATCTCCTTCCGTTCATGTTTGGAATCTGTTTTGTTACGATAGTGG GAACAATCCTAATCAAGACAAACCGGATATCTCGGATTTTCAATGAGAAGCTTCTCCGAACCGGCTCAGTCAGTTGTCTCGGAAACTATTGCCAGCTTCTTATACTGGGTTGTTTGCTGGTCACAGAAATCGTTCTCTCATTTGGCTGGGTATTTGGCTCACCAGATGGTGTTTTTCAAGAGATCATTTACTCCGAATCTGAGGCCTGGCTTGTGTGCAATCTCGCTGGAAATCAAATCGGATTTTCCCTGTGGCTTATTTATAACGctggtttggttattgtttgcACCTACCAAGCGTTCTTGGTTCGAAAAGTTCCTCAGAATTATAACGAGTCCAGGCTGATTGCATTCAACATGACTACCTTATGCATCACCGTCCTTGTTTTCGTTCCGTCTTACATGGGAACCACAGCCTGGTATCGATCAATTATTTCAAGTCTTATGCTCGTTTTTCTTGGATCTCTAACCTGGGGTTGTATCTTTGCACCGAAGATGTACATCATTCTACTTCGTCCACATAAAAACGTTCCCATGAGGCCATCTGTAAGTTCTTTAACACTGGGAGTCATAACGCCCTCACTAACTGTGATCAGTAATTTTAGTGATCAGACCATGCGCAATCCTAAAAACTCCTTGCCGGAAAGTCAGGACGGATCAGTGGTAGGCGATTTAAATAAGTCACGCGGCGATACGGTGTTATCTGATTCGTTTGTAGACTCGCGAGAAACTGGAGTCGATTGTTCCGCAACGCATGCGCAGGAAACGGGAACTCAAACTGCCGAAGAAATACATAATAAAAACATCAACGAAGTTAACAACCATGAAAGAGCTAAAAATGATTCGGAAACGGAAGAGCCTCTCCCAGAGAATATAAACAATTTAGAAGATCAAATGACTCAAAGGAAAAAGTCTAATAGCTCAAATTCCCAGTGCGGCATATTGAGAAagacagttgaaaattgcaatggttTGAGTGTGAAGAGAAAGAAGACATCCTTAGTCCGGTTTCAAGATGAAGTAAAGAATTCAGAATGTGGTGGCAAAAAGTCAATCAGAATTTTAGATTTTGTCGAGCTGGAAGAATCTCAAACCGATTTGACCACTGATTCGACCAGTGAAGACAATTGTAATGGCGCGGGGATGAATGTGTTTCCGTGTGCTTCGAATTATGAAAATAATAACAAGGTCAGAGGTACGGTTGGAAAAGACAGAAAGCGGAAACTTTCAGTGTTTTCCTTTGAAGCCTTTTAA